Genomic segment of Paenibacillus polymyxa:
CAGCCAGGAAATGATGGTGATCAGAATCAGTGCCATAACCAGCACTGCAAGAACACATAAAGCACCAATCAGGCTGATTCGGTTGGCTCCCTGTACAATATGCTCCGTCGAAAACACTGAAATAATCGTAAATCCGCTCACACTGGAGGCGGGCAGCAGCTCATCCACGATGATGTTGGAGGGCACTCCGTTGATTTTCGCTTCATATATCCCCTTACCCGCACGCTGGACGTCAAAGCCCAAATGTAAATCGCTCAACGTTTGGCCCACCGACTGTGGATGAGTAGCTGCGACCACAATCCCGTTACGATCTGTAATCAATGTTTCAAAAGGCTCCTTGCTCAGCATATGATTCAACTCGGTCTGGCTCAGCGATATCATCAGAACTCCCTTGGTACTGTATTCGGGAAATGGAATTTGCCGTACCAGGCTCAGGCGATTAACCGGGTTATCTTCCTTATCCTGAATGTAAAACCAGTTAATCGCCGTCCCCTTCAAAGCCGTCTGGAACCACGGCTGCCGCTCAATGTTAGAGTCCACTGGAATAAACTCCAGATTATTGACAAGCGTCGGATTGTACGAATAGAACCGGATGGTAGCAACTTCTCTATATTGCTGAGTATACTCATTAAAATCCTTGTATTGATGATACGCATTCATCAGCTCTACCATACCCGGATACCGTCGGTTCGCCATCTCCCTCAGCCTTTTATCGAACATGAGCCCATTTGAAATATCCGTTGGCACACGCAGTAAATTTGCCGTCTGGCTCTTGATCTTTTCCACATTGTTTACCGTCTGGGCAATTGCACTATTCAATGCCTGCTCTCGCAAATAAAAAGTAACGCAACCGCCGACCACCAGCACCGGGATCATGACAATCAGTACGTAGGAGAACAGCAGCTTATTCCGCATACGCATATTATTCATCAAAAGCCGTACTCCACGATTCATGCCATCCCTCCCATAAGATAAGCGCTTACATTTTTATGTATTTTCACATTCTCTATCACAATCTACACGTTTCCAGTTTAAAGCTTCGTAACCTCTATATCTATATTTTTGTAAAATTTAAAAATGTGGCGAACGGAGTCACCACACTTTACGATTCCTAAACTATTTACGTACAAAAGGTTCGATATGCACTCCCTGCGGCAGCTTATGCGGATCTTCCGGGTTGATACGGTCATAGAACATAATGCCGTCCAAATGGTCCATTTCATGCTGCACTACAACCGCTGCATAACCTTTGAAAGTCAATAGCTCCTGTGTTCCGTCTGGTAAAGTGGCCTTAATACGAATTTTTTCGTAACGCGGTACATATCCGGCTACGTACCGATCTACAGACAAGCACC
This window contains:
- a CDS encoding cache domain-containing sensor histidine kinase translates to MNRGVRLLMNNMRMRNKLLFSYVLIVMIPVLVVGGCVTFYLREQALNSAIAQTVNNVEKIKSQTANLLRVPTDISNGLMFDKRLREMANRRYPGMVELMNAYHQYKDFNEYTQQYREVATIRFYSYNPTLVNNLEFIPVDSNIERQPWFQTALKGTAINWFYIQDKEDNPVNRLSLVRQIPFPEYSTKGVLMISLSQTELNHMLSKEPFETLITDRNGIVVAATHPQSVGQTLSDLHLGFDVQRAGKGIYEAKINGVPSNIIVDELLPASSVSGFTIISVFSTEHIVQGANRISLIGALCVLAVLVMALILITIISWLITKRLQRLSYELGKVAAGDFHVVSSVEGRDEIGDLSRRFNYMVSSFRQLMAQVYETSEHNNRLELAQKDIKLKMMASQINPHFLFNALESIRMKAHLNGEAEIATTVRLLGRLMRRNLEIGSGKTKVLQELDMVRSYLQIQQFRFGNRLIYEVNLEESATDMSIPPLIIQPLVENAVIHGLENKEEPVTVKVDITIEQRELKIKVEDDGIGMEAGQLTRLLDRIRGADEPEGSSIGLRNVHQRLTLMYGERYGLHIESALQVGTTVYFSIPREEESNV